The proteins below come from a single Salinilacihabitans rarus genomic window:
- a CDS encoding NAD-dependent epimerase/dehydratase family protein produces the protein MEGERILVTGGAGFIGSNLTNRLAADNEVVALDDGYLGTAENLDDRATFVERSVLDDDLPTDVDVVFHLAALSSYRMHEEEPRRGARVNVEGFVNVVEQARRDGCETVVYASTSSIYGDRTAPAPELLDVTANTGYEASKLARERYAEYFSNHYDLCLAGMRLFSVYQGYHGAESHKDEYANVIAQFADDVAHGRSPEIYGDGSQTRDFTHVEDVVSGLELAAECRLDGVYNLGTGESHSFDEVVDRINAELGTDVDPEYVGNPIPADVYVHDTCADPMRLRAATGWEPEVDFEEGVRRVCEPYR, from the coding sequence ATGGAGGGAGAGCGGATCCTCGTCACCGGCGGCGCCGGGTTCATCGGGTCGAACCTGACGAACCGCCTCGCCGCCGACAACGAGGTGGTCGCGCTCGACGACGGCTACCTCGGTACGGCAGAGAACCTCGACGACCGGGCGACGTTCGTCGAGCGCAGCGTCCTCGACGACGACCTCCCGACCGACGTCGACGTCGTCTTCCACCTCGCCGCGCTCTCCTCGTACCGAATGCACGAGGAGGAGCCTCGCCGCGGCGCCCGGGTGAACGTGGAGGGGTTCGTCAACGTCGTCGAACAGGCCCGGCGCGACGGCTGTGAGACGGTCGTCTACGCCTCGACGTCGTCGATCTACGGGGACCGGACCGCTCCCGCACCCGAACTGCTCGACGTGACCGCCAACACCGGCTACGAGGCGTCGAAACTCGCCCGCGAGCGCTACGCCGAGTACTTCTCGAACCACTACGACCTGTGCCTCGCGGGGATGCGCCTCTTCTCGGTCTACCAGGGGTACCACGGCGCGGAGAGCCACAAGGACGAGTACGCGAACGTGATCGCGCAGTTCGCCGACGACGTCGCCCACGGCCGCTCGCCGGAGATCTACGGCGACGGGAGCCAGACGCGCGACTTCACCCACGTCGAGGACGTCGTCTCCGGGCTGGAACTGGCCGCCGAGTGCCGGCTAGACGGCGTCTACAACCTCGGGACGGGCGAATCCCACTCGTTCGACGAGGTCGTCGACCGGATCAACGCCGAACTCGGAACGGACGTCGACCCCGAGTACGTCGGGAACCCCATCCCCGCGGACGTCTACGTCCACGACACCTGCGCGGACCCGATGCGGCTTCGCGCGGCGACCGGCTGGGAGCCCGAGGTCGACTTCGAGGAGGGCGTCCGGCGCGTCTGCGAGCCGTACCGCTGA
- a CDS encoding aldo/keto reductase gives MRTNATTGTVVAGGAEVPALGFGTARTTGEECRRAVEAALDAGYRHVDTATMYDNEAAVGEALAESDVPREEVFVVTKVHPDDAAYDDAVESARGSRDRLGLDRIDLLLLHAPSDVAPLAETIEAMNDLQADDVVDHVGVSNFSVAQLDEAVDRSETPIVTNQVRYHPYEHRHDLLSYCVENEVLLTAHTPLAEGAVVGDERLDAIGEPHGKSAPQVALRWLLQQPYVAAIPKAASRAHAEENLDVFDFELSDEEMQAVFEIGGGLPEDLAATLGL, from the coding sequence GTGAGAACGAACGCCACGACGGGGACCGTCGTCGCGGGCGGCGCCGAGGTCCCGGCGCTCGGGTTCGGCACCGCGCGTACGACCGGCGAGGAGTGTCGGCGGGCGGTCGAGGCCGCGCTCGACGCGGGCTACCGCCACGTCGACACCGCGACGATGTACGACAACGAGGCCGCCGTCGGCGAGGCGCTGGCGGAGAGCGACGTCCCCCGGGAGGAGGTCTTCGTCGTCACGAAGGTTCACCCGGACGACGCCGCCTACGACGACGCCGTCGAGTCGGCCCGCGGGAGCCGCGACCGACTCGGCCTCGACCGGATCGACCTGCTGTTGCTCCACGCACCGAGCGACGTCGCCCCGCTCGCGGAGACGATCGAGGCGATGAACGACCTGCAGGCCGACGACGTCGTCGACCACGTCGGCGTCAGCAACTTCTCGGTCGCGCAACTCGATGAGGCGGTCGACCGCTCCGAGACGCCGATCGTGACGAATCAGGTGCGCTATCACCCCTACGAGCACCGCCACGACCTGCTGTCCTACTGCGTCGAGAACGAGGTCCTGCTGACCGCGCACACGCCGCTGGCGGAGGGGGCCGTCGTCGGCGACGAACGGCTGGACGCGATCGGCGAGCCCCACGGCAAGTCCGCCCCGCAGGTGGCGCTGCGGTGGCTGCTCCAGCAGCCGTACGTGGCCGCGATCCCGAAGGCCGCCAGCCGCGCCCACGCCGAGGAGAACCTCGACGTCTTCGACTTCGAACTCTCCGACGAGGAGATGCAGGCGGTGTTCGAAATCGGCGGCGGCCTCCCGGAGGACCTCGCGGCGACGCTGGGGCTGTGA
- a CDS encoding YbjQ family protein, with protein MQIANTETVPNGEVVEVLGVARGNTVEARNVGRDITQGIRNVFGGELKAYSELLTKARDEAITRMEEDAERMGADAVVNVRLETSQVTDGGAEVLAYGTAVRLE; from the coding sequence ATGCAGATCGCGAACACCGAAACCGTCCCGAACGGCGAGGTCGTCGAGGTGCTGGGCGTCGCCCGCGGTAACACCGTCGAGGCGCGAAACGTCGGCCGCGACATCACCCAGGGCATCCGTAACGTCTTCGGCGGCGAACTGAAGGCCTACTCCGAACTCCTCACGAAGGCCCGCGACGAGGCCATCACCCGCATGGAGGAGGACGCCGAGCGGATGGGCGCCGACGCGGTCGTCAACGTCCGCCTCGAGACCTCGCAGGTCACCGACGGCGGCGCCGAGGTGCTCGCCTACGGGACCGCCGTCCGTCTGGAGTGA
- the mce gene encoding methylmalonyl-CoA epimerase, giving the protein MRFDHAGIATDDATALAALFSDLFDAEVVHEEEFDGMAVVFLDLGNGYFELLEPLAGGTIADYLDRHGPGIHHLAVETDDAAAALETARDLGIEPIDDEPRPGAWGHTVAFLHPRDTGGVLLEFVEH; this is encoded by the coding sequence ATGCGATTCGACCACGCCGGCATCGCGACCGACGACGCGACCGCCCTCGCGGCGCTGTTCTCGGACCTGTTCGACGCCGAGGTCGTCCACGAGGAGGAGTTCGACGGCATGGCCGTCGTCTTCCTCGACCTCGGGAACGGCTACTTCGAACTGCTCGAACCGCTCGCGGGCGGCACGATCGCCGACTACCTCGACCGCCACGGGCCGGGAATCCACCACCTCGCCGTCGAGACCGACGACGCCGCCGCGGCCCTGGAGACGGCGCGGGACCTCGGGATCGAACCGATCGACGACGAACCGCGGCCGGGCGCGTGGGGCCACACCGTCGCCTTCCTGCACCCGCGGGACACCGGCGGCGTGTTACTCGAATTCGTCGAACACTGA
- a CDS encoding alpha/beta fold hydrolase produces MGRVAAAFEAVRGRRRTVALVLVALLVVAAALGAAVFLGTTYRADPAALDRLDAREDVTVERVDDDVIVRGGEVTDETVGLVFYPGARVRPAAYAPTLADLAAERDVLVVIPKMPLDLAVLDADAAADVAAAHPDVDRWVVGGHSLGGAMACRYAADDPGRVDGVVLFAAYCDDGDDLRGTGLAVLSVQGGADGVIDAATERANRDLLGSDATVVEVEGMNHAQFGAYGDQRGDDPPAIDDGEARARVVEATVEWFDDRVGTRERTGASPAAVAVSPADTVSTD; encoded by the coding sequence GTGGGCCGCGTCGCAGCGGCGTTCGAGGCCGTTCGCGGCCGGAGGCGGACGGTCGCGCTCGTCCTCGTCGCCCTCCTCGTCGTCGCGGCCGCGCTCGGCGCGGCCGTCTTCCTCGGGACGACCTACCGCGCCGATCCGGCGGCGCTCGACCGCCTCGACGCGCGCGAGGACGTCACCGTCGAGCGCGTCGATGACGACGTGATCGTCCGCGGGGGCGAGGTGACCGACGAGACCGTCGGCCTCGTCTTCTACCCCGGCGCCCGGGTGCGCCCCGCCGCCTACGCGCCGACGCTGGCCGACCTCGCCGCCGAGCGCGACGTCCTCGTGGTGATCCCGAAGATGCCCCTCGACCTCGCGGTTCTGGACGCCGACGCGGCGGCCGACGTCGCGGCCGCCCACCCCGACGTCGACCGGTGGGTCGTCGGCGGTCACTCGCTCGGCGGGGCGATGGCCTGCCGGTACGCCGCCGACGATCCCGGCCGCGTCGACGGCGTCGTCCTGTTCGCGGCCTACTGCGACGACGGCGACGACCTCCGGGGGACCGGGCTCGCAGTCCTCTCGGTGCAGGGCGGCGCCGACGGCGTCATCGACGCGGCGACCGAACGTGCGAACCGCGACCTGCTCGGGTCGGACGCGACGGTCGTCGAGGTCGAGGGGATGAACCACGCCCAGTTCGGCGCCTACGGCGACCAGCGCGGCGACGACCCGCCCGCGATCGACGACGGGGAGGCGCGGGCGCGGGTCGTCGAGGCGACCGTCGAGTGGTTCGACGACCGCGTCGGCACCCGCGAGCGCACCGGAGCGTCGCCGGCGGCCGTCGCCGTATCACCGGCCGATACGGTCAGTACCGACTGA
- a CDS encoding FAD-dependent oxidoreductase, whose translation MDETEVTVEDVRDVGPDTVALELATPEGFDALPGQFVLLKAAPEDEEIARHYTISSPDVEGTFELTVGVDLEGDLSPWLAELEGGETIRVEGPYGRIAYEGDRDVVAVAGGPGVGPAVAIAEAAHEAGHEAAVVYEDLSPAHVDRLDALADAGATVTIIDDGGGGRLADAVESHLGDGQFYVFGFAPFVGRVADAIEAAGGDPNDAQIENFG comes from the coding sequence ATGGACGAAACCGAAGTCACCGTCGAGGACGTTCGCGACGTGGGGCCGGACACCGTCGCGCTCGAACTCGCCACGCCGGAGGGGTTCGACGCGCTGCCGGGGCAGTTCGTCCTGCTGAAGGCGGCCCCCGAGGACGAGGAGATCGCCCGCCACTACACCATCTCCTCGCCCGACGTCGAGGGGACGTTCGAACTCACCGTCGGCGTCGACCTCGAGGGCGACCTCTCGCCGTGGCTCGCGGAACTCGAAGGCGGCGAGACGATCCGGGTCGAGGGGCCGTACGGCCGGATCGCCTACGAGGGCGACCGGGACGTCGTCGCGGTCGCGGGCGGGCCCGGCGTCGGCCCCGCGGTCGCCATCGCCGAGGCGGCCCACGAGGCCGGCCACGAGGCGGCGGTGGTCTACGAGGACCTCTCGCCGGCCCACGTCGACCGCCTCGACGCCCTCGCGGACGCCGGCGCGACCGTGACGATCATCGACGACGGCGGCGGCGGCCGCCTCGCCGACGCCGTCGAGTCCCACCTCGGCGACGGCCAGTTCTACGTCTTCGGCTTCGCGCCGTTCGTCGGCCGGGTCGCCGACGCCATCGAGGCCGCCGGGGGCGACCCCAACGACGCGCAGATCGAGAACTTCGGGTGA
- a CDS encoding 2-oxoacid:acceptor oxidoreductase subunit alpha encodes MTEDLNWAIGGEAGDGIDSTGKIFAQALSRAGRHVFTSKDFASRIRGGYTAYKIRTSVDRVQSVVDRLDILVALTQRTIDENLDELHEGSAIIYDGERSWEAEIPEEATGVDVPLKSLAEEAGGAIMRNTVALGAACEITGFDVEYLDESLEKRFGGKGSKIVENNKEAARLGQEHVQENYDLDHLGYDLETTDEDYVLLNGNEAIGMGAIAAGCRFYAGYPITPATSIMEYLTGRIDDYGGHVVQAEDELSAVNMALGGARAGARSMTATSGPGIDLMTETFGLVATSETPLVIADVMRSGPSTGMPTKQEQGDLNMTLYGGHGEVPRFVVTPTSIAECFWKTIEAFNLAEKYQTPVFLVSDLALSVTEQTFRPETFDMDAVEIDRGKIVDEDEVEEWLDGQGRFRAHAATEDGVSPRALPGTTDAAHMSTGLEHDELGRRTEDTDTRVEQVDKRNRKVETAKEREDWDYREFGDPDADTLVITWGSNEGALVEALDYLEAEGVDVRVISVPYVFPRPDLSEEIDAAEDVIVVECNATGQFADLLEHDTLTRVKRINKYTGVRFKADELAAEIQAKLEAEVPA; translated from the coding sequence ATGACAGAGGACCTCAACTGGGCGATTGGAGGCGAAGCCGGCGACGGCATCGACTCCACGGGGAAGATCTTCGCCCAGGCACTCTCGCGGGCCGGACGGCACGTCTTCACGTCGAAAGACTTCGCGTCGCGAATCCGCGGCGGCTACACCGCCTACAAGATCCGCACCTCCGTCGACCGCGTCCAGAGCGTCGTCGATCGGCTCGACATCCTGGTCGCGCTCACCCAGCGGACCATCGACGAGAACCTCGACGAGTTACACGAGGGAAGCGCCATCATCTACGACGGCGAGCGCTCCTGGGAGGCCGAGATTCCCGAGGAGGCGACCGGCGTCGACGTGCCGCTGAAGTCACTCGCCGAGGAGGCCGGCGGCGCGATCATGCGCAACACGGTCGCACTCGGGGCCGCCTGCGAGATCACCGGCTTCGACGTCGAGTACCTCGACGAGTCCCTCGAGAAGCGCTTCGGCGGCAAGGGCTCGAAGATCGTCGAGAACAACAAGGAAGCGGCGCGTCTCGGTCAGGAGCACGTTCAGGAGAACTACGACCTGGACCACCTCGGATACGATCTCGAGACGACCGACGAGGACTACGTCCTGCTCAACGGCAACGAGGCGATCGGGATGGGGGCGATCGCCGCCGGCTGTCGGTTCTACGCCGGCTATCCGATCACGCCCGCGACCTCGATCATGGAGTACCTGACGGGCCGGATCGACGACTACGGCGGCCACGTCGTCCAGGCCGAAGACGAGCTATCGGCGGTCAACATGGCCCTCGGGGGCGCCCGCGCGGGCGCCCGGTCGATGACGGCCACCTCCGGTCCGGGCATCGACCTCATGACCGAGACGTTCGGCCTCGTCGCGACCAGCGAGACGCCGCTGGTCATCGCCGACGTGATGCGGTCGGGTCCCTCGACGGGGATGCCCACCAAGCAGGAGCAAGGCGACCTGAACATGACGCTGTACGGCGGCCACGGCGAGGTGCCGCGGTTCGTCGTCACGCCGACGTCGATCGCCGAGTGCTTCTGGAAGACGATCGAGGCGTTCAACCTCGCCGAGAAGTACCAGACGCCGGTCTTCCTCGTCTCCGACCTCGCGCTGTCGGTGACCGAGCAGACGTTCCGGCCCGAGACGTTCGACATGGACGCCGTCGAGATCGACCGCGGCAAGATCGTCGACGAAGACGAGGTCGAGGAGTGGCTCGACGGGCAGGGCCGCTTCCGCGCCCACGCCGCCACCGAGGACGGAGTCAGCCCGCGTGCGCTCCCCGGAACGACCGACGCCGCGCACATGAGCACGGGCCTCGAACACGACGAACTCGGCCGACGGACCGAGGACACCGACACCCGCGTCGAACAGGTCGACAAGCGAAACCGCAAGGTCGAGACCGCGAAGGAACGCGAGGACTGGGACTACCGCGAGTTCGGCGACCCCGACGCCGACACCCTCGTGATCACCTGGGGCTCGAACGAGGGCGCGCTCGTCGAGGCCCTCGACTACCTCGAAGCGGAGGGCGTCGACGTCCGCGTGATCTCGGTGCCGTACGTCTTCCCCCGGCCGGACCTGAGCGAGGAGATCGACGCCGCCGAGGACGTGATCGTCGTCGAGTGTAACGCGACCGGTCAGTTCGCGGACTTGCTCGAACACGACACGCTCACCCGCGTCAAGCGCATCAACAAGTACACCGGCGTCCGCTTCAAGGCGGACGAACTCGCCGCGGAGATTCAGGCGAAACTCGAAGCGGAGGTTCCAGCATGA
- a CDS encoding 2-oxoacid:ferredoxin oxidoreductase subunit beta — protein sequence MSSEVRFTDFKSDKQPTWCPGCGDFGTMNGMMKALAETGNDPDNTFVVAGIGCSGKIGTYMHSYALHGVHGRALPVGTGVKMARPDLEVMVAGGDGDGYSIGAGHFVHAVRRNVDMTYVVMDNRIYGLTKGQASPTSREDFETSTTPEGPKQPPVNPHALALAAGATFIAQSFSSDALRHQEIIQQAIEHDGFGFVDVYSPCVTFNDVDTYDYFRDTLVDLQDEGHDPTDYDAAKEVILDSEKEYQGVIYKDENSVPYHELHGVTEDMSEIPEGAPEDATDLVREFY from the coding sequence ATGAGTTCAGAGGTTCGATTCACCGACTTCAAGTCCGACAAACAGCCCACGTGGTGTCCCGGCTGCGGCGACTTCGGGACGATGAACGGCATGATGAAGGCGCTCGCCGAGACCGGCAACGACCCCGACAACACGTTCGTGGTCGCCGGCATCGGCTGTTCCGGCAAGATCGGGACGTACATGCACAGCTACGCCCTCCACGGGGTCCACGGCCGTGCGCTCCCGGTCGGCACCGGCGTGAAGATGGCCCGGCCCGACCTCGAGGTCATGGTCGCCGGCGGCGACGGCGACGGCTACTCCATCGGCGCCGGCCACTTCGTCCACGCCGTCCGCCGGAACGTCGACATGACCTACGTCGTCATGGACAACCGCATCTACGGGCTGACGAAGGGGCAGGCCTCGCCGACCAGCCGCGAGGACTTCGAGACGTCGACGACCCCCGAGGGGCCGAAACAGCCGCCGGTCAACCCCCACGCGCTCGCGCTCGCCGCCGGCGCGACGTTCATCGCCCAGTCGTTCTCCTCGGACGCGCTGCGCCACCAGGAGATCATCCAGCAGGCGATCGAACACGACGGCTTCGGCTTCGTGGACGTCTACTCGCCCTGTGTCACGTTCAACGACGTCGACACCTACGACTACTTCCGTGACACCTTGGTCGACCTGCAAGACGAGGGCCACGACCCGACCGACTACGACGCCGCCAAGGAGGTCATCCTCGACTCCGAGAAGGAGTATCAGGGCGTCATCTACAAGGACGAGAACTCGGTGCCGTACCACGAACTCCACGGCGTCACCGAGGACATGTCCGAGATCCCCGAGGGCGCTCCCGAGGACGCCACGGACCTCGTCCGCGAGTTCTACTGA
- a CDS encoding PHP domain-containing protein, which produces MALTADYHAHSNYSDGRPLPSMIAAAERAGLEAIGFTDHCNVSPREPLRLSKREFGFNLDLTYERRREALETLGERFAVTVHDGVELDYDPRDEDAIATFLADADFEYAVGSVHALDGTTIFDEGHFTAKSEREVEALVDEYYERLVALIESELFEVVGHVDALERTPSLRGYTTADHRVAVADALATSSTLPEINAGAIGGYGEFHPAPTFLDALVERGLRFVPGTDSHRPGEIDERAAALEDRFAAAGVEPATPFDG; this is translated from the coding sequence GTGGCGCTCACCGCCGACTACCACGCACACTCGAACTACTCCGACGGGCGGCCGCTCCCGTCGATGATCGCGGCCGCCGAGCGGGCCGGTCTGGAGGCGATCGGGTTCACCGACCACTGCAACGTCTCCCCGCGCGAGCCGCTCCGGCTGTCGAAACGCGAGTTCGGGTTCAACCTCGACCTGACCTACGAGCGCCGCCGGGAGGCGCTCGAAACGCTGGGCGAGCGGTTCGCGGTGACGGTCCACGACGGGGTCGAACTCGACTACGACCCGCGCGACGAGGACGCCATCGCGACGTTCCTCGCGGACGCCGACTTCGAGTACGCCGTCGGGAGCGTCCACGCCCTCGACGGAACGACGATTTTCGACGAGGGCCACTTCACGGCGAAGTCGGAACGCGAGGTCGAGGCGCTCGTCGACGAGTACTACGAGCGGCTGGTCGCGCTGATCGAGTCCGAACTGTTCGAGGTGGTCGGCCACGTCGACGCCCTCGAACGCACGCCGTCGCTGCGGGGATACACGACCGCCGACCACCGCGTGGCGGTCGCGGACGCCCTCGCGACCTCGTCTACCCTCCCGGAGATCAACGCCGGCGCGATCGGTGGCTACGGCGAGTTCCACCCCGCGCCGACGTTCCTCGACGCCCTCGTCGAGCGCGGCCTCCGGTTCGTCCCCGGCACCGACTCCCACCGACCCGGAGAGATCGACGAGCGCGCGGCCGCGCTCGAAGACCGGTTCGCGGCGGCCGGAGTCGAACCGGCGACGCCGTTCGACGGCTGA
- a CDS encoding DUF6517 family protein, translated as MNSRRSFLAAGATGALAFSAGCLDAAFGEAPFEFQADPALPTDEALAETGYEEVEVRSESFEETVDVGVEREVHATFWLGLYVKTVEIQGRSVEAASFAAISVPAMELFGSSVNPLDDLDSQELVDAFADDFAGEFGELRDVRHDGTVDVSILGESRSVDRLLAEAEVDGQVVELVLAVAAFGHEDDLIVLVGTYPELLSDETEQVETLMASVEHPAPRD; from the coding sequence ATGAATTCCCGCAGGTCTTTTCTGGCGGCCGGTGCGACGGGCGCGCTCGCGTTCTCGGCGGGGTGTCTCGACGCCGCGTTCGGCGAGGCCCCGTTCGAGTTCCAGGCGGACCCGGCGCTGCCGACCGACGAGGCACTCGCCGAGACCGGCTACGAGGAGGTCGAGGTCCGATCGGAGTCGTTCGAGGAGACGGTCGACGTCGGCGTCGAGCGCGAGGTCCACGCCACGTTCTGGCTGGGCCTCTACGTGAAAACGGTCGAGATCCAGGGACGGTCGGTCGAGGCGGCGTCGTTCGCCGCGATATCGGTCCCGGCGATGGAACTGTTCGGCTCGTCGGTCAACCCGCTCGACGACCTCGACAGCCAGGAACTGGTCGACGCGTTCGCCGACGACTTCGCCGGCGAGTTCGGCGAACTCCGCGACGTCCGTCACGACGGGACGGTCGACGTGTCGATCCTCGGGGAGTCCCGCTCGGTCGACCGGCTCCTCGCCGAGGCGGAGGTCGACGGACAGGTCGTCGAACTCGTCCTCGCGGTGGCGGCGTTCGGCCACGAGGACGACCTGATCGTACTCGTCGGCACCTATCCGGAGCTGTTGTCCGACGAGACCGAGCAGGTCGAGACGCTGATGGCGTCGGTCGAGCACCCGGCCCCGCGGGACTGA